In Gopherus flavomarginatus isolate rGopFla2 chromosome 1, rGopFla2.mat.asm, whole genome shotgun sequence, a single genomic region encodes these proteins:
- the ENDOD1 gene encoding endonuclease domain-containing 1 protein has translation MKMSILFSLCIFAFPGFSQGRVVGVDEAGFAECNEFFYGETPPEGFTESFHVKICQQYNKEPRFATLYSTEDKTPLYSAFKYTKAAQRGEESWLVEPQIDDPGSDLEEMVHEAVAVGSVNNLGANQALTTDYVDSGYERGQLNPSSLNENDFQLATYSLTNAVPMTPSLSKSWHKDVEDIVEQALAPHCENGAHLYLVAGAVPSSLKVKDKVSIPEFLWLAACCDAPKVWSVGFLKRPSGENSIEDLSVEELEKQLPSGAHLFKSNCGGGSQSQEKMEAILQTINQIQSEEHVVQTTAGRVDRHMNYQEKHGEGSLLKRVAGIVAAPFTKLLRLVGYVLVEVVRYTCYFLWYVIKQLSNTAMGGLYSLWNGVMSYGKEISIVLVNIPRDVAKVAANIVMGFVRIFQNTLSLIYRILSVPIGLFLHIIVFPLDTLCAIPIVLKDMAAGVAGTCSLIVDATAAMMSGFYYIATHLGKKFVPKLSSDD, from the exons ATGAAGATGtcaattttattttcactttgcATCTTTGCTTTCCCTGGCTTTTCCCAGGGCAGGGTTGTTGGAGTGGATGAAGCTGGCTTTGCTGAATGCAATGAGTTCTTTTATGGAGAAACCCCACCAGAAGGATTTACGGAGTCTTTCCATGTGAAAATCTGTCAGCAGTACAACAAAGAGCCACGCTTCGCAACGCTCTACAGCACGGAGGACAAGACCCCTCTTTATTCTGCTTTTAAATACACAAAAGCAGCTCAGAGAGGGGAGGAGAGCTGGCTGGTTGAACCGCAG ATAGATGATCCTGGAAGTGACTTGGAGGAAATGGTGCATGAAGCTGTTGCTGTTGGCTCAGTGAACAACCTTGGAGCAAACCAAGCCCTGACCACAGACTATGTGGACTCTGGTTATGAGAGAGGGCAACTAAACCCCAGCTCCCTCAATGAAAATGATTTCCAGCTAGCCACATACAGCCTTACTAATGCTGTCCCTATGACTCCCTCTCTCAGTAAAAGCTGGCACAAGGATGTCGAGGATATAGTAGAGCAAGCTTTGGCCCCTCATTGTGAAAATGGGGCTCACCTGTATCTTGTTGCAGGTGCTGTTCCATCCAGCCTCAAAGTTAAAGACAAGGTGTCCATACCAGAGTTTCTCTGGCTGGCAGCTTGCTGTGATGCTCCGAAGGTATGGTCTGTGGGCTTTCTGAAACGTCCGAGTGGTGAAAACAGTATAGAAGACCTGTCTGTGGAAGAGCTGGAGAAGCAGCTTCCTTCAGGAGCTCACTTGTTTAAGAGCAATTGTGGGGGAGGCAGCCAAAGCCAGGAGAAAATGGAAGCCATATTGCAAACCATAAATCAGATCCAGTCTGAAGAGCACGTAGTACAAACCACGGCCGGGAGAGTCGACCGGCACATGAATTACCAGGAGAAGCATGGAGAGGGTAGCCTGCTGAAAAGAGTAGCTGGCATTGTTGCAGCCCCTTTCACCAAGCTGCTGAGACTCGTTGGCTATGTGTTGGTGGAGGTGGTGAGATACACGTGTTATTTCCTGTGGTATGTCATCAAGCAGCTCAGCAACACTGCAATGGGCGGACTCTACAGCTTATGGAATGGAGTGATGTCCTATGGCAAAGAAATCAGCATAGTGCTGGTGAACATCCCCAGAGATGTGGCCAAGGTTGCAGCAAACATCGTCATGGGCTTTGTCCGGATCTTCCAGAACACCCTGAGCCTCATCTATAGGATTCTCAGCGTCCCCATTGGACTCTTCCTTCATATCATCGTTTTCCCCTTGGACACTCTCTGTGCCATTCCCATCGTCCTCAAAGACATGGCCGCTGGAGTTGCTGGCACTTGCTCACTCATTGTCGATGCCACAGCTGCCATGATGTCTGGCTTTTATTACATAGCTACTCACCTAGGCAAAAAGTTTGTCCCTAAGCTCTCTTCCGATGACTGA